One stretch of Oncorhynchus masou masou isolate Uvic2021 unplaced genomic scaffold, UVic_Omas_1.1 unplaced_scaffold_1241, whole genome shotgun sequence DNA includes these proteins:
- the LOC135530043 gene encoding ras-related and estrogen-regulated growth inhibitor-like protein, with product MNDIKLAVLGGEGVGKSALIVRFLTRRFIGEYASSSECIYRKRLSIDGRQLNLELYDPCSQACEGKSTLTDQIHWADGFIVVYDISDRSSFIKAKAIVHLIRELNLGVAKRDADTLVFLVGNKQDLCHVREVRREEGQRLAAESQTQFYELSAAEHYQEVVLMFSKMVHNASLGCKAKERRRRPSGSKSMAKLITNVFGKRRKSV from the exons ATGAATGATATTAAACTTGCGGTTTTGGGAGGCGAAGGAGTCGGGAAATCAG CTCTCATCGTTCGATTCCTGACGAGGCGATTTATCGGCGAATATGCCTCATCATCAG aATGCATATACAGGAAGCGTCTGTCTATTGATGGAAGACAGCTGAATCTAGAACTCTATGATCCATGCtcacag GCCTGTGAGGGGAAGTCGACTCTGACCGACCAGATCCACTGGGCTGATGGCTTCATAGTGGTCTATGACATCAGTGACCGCTCCTCCTTCATCAAGGCTAAAGCCATAGTACACCTGATCAGAGAGTTAAACCTGGGAGTGGCCAAGAG ggaTGCAGACACTCTGGTGTTCCTGGTGGGTAACAAGCAGGACCTGTGTCACGTGAGGGAGGTGCGTCGAGAGGAAGGCCAGCGTCTGGCAGCCGAGTCCCAGACCCAGTTCTACGAGCTCTCAGCCGCAGAACACTACCAGGAAGTGGTCCTCATGTTCTCGAAGATGGTCCACAACGCCAGCCTTGGGTGCAAGGCcaaggagaggagacggagacCTAGTGGCTCCAAGTCCATGGCCAAACTCATCACTAATGTCTTCGGGAAGCGGAGGAAATCAGTGTGA